CGCCAGTATTCTGCCATCGAAAGATGCGTGCCTTTACCCCACATCAGACCGGCGGCATAGAATGCGCCAATCGCAACCGATGCAATCAAGAACATCGTCATCAGCGGCTTTTGGTCGCCGCCCTTGCGCATAGCAACCAAGATGCAGCGGCCGACCAGCCATACCCAGAGAAAGAGTCCGATTAACAGGCCGATTTGCCAAATCCTGCCAAGGTCAACGTATTCGTAACCCTGATGACCAAAATAGAACCAATTGTCGCCGGTCATTTTGCCCATGACGCTGAGCCATTCGCCGGTCATTGAACCGGCAACGACGACGATCAGCGCGCCAAACAGGATGTTGACTCCCAGGCGCTGGAACTTAGGTTCCTTGCCCGCAACCGCGGGCCCGATGTACAATCCGGCTGCAAGCCAGGCTGTCGCTATCCAGAAGATGCCCAACTGGGTATGCCACGTTCGGGTAATGACGTAGGGCAGCCATTTCGCGAGCGGGATGCCGTAGAATCCGTCACCCTCGACACCATAGTGGGCAGAGATAATTCCCATCATCATCTGAACCAAAAATAATGCCGCTACCACCCAGAAGTACTTCACTACTGCCAATTGCGACGGAGTTGGTTTGAACGAGAAGAGCGGATCTTGTTCCGGCAGTTTCTCGGCAATCGGTTCTTTCTTCTGCGATGCGTGATACCAGACCATCATTCCAATGCCTGCTAACAGCATGATTATGCTGAAGCCCGTCCAGATGATTGCATCGCTGGTCGGAACGTTGTCGACCAGCGGTTCATGCGGCCAATTAGACGTGTACGACATCACATCATCGGGACGATTCGTGGATGCCGCCCAAGATGTCCAAAAGAAGAACGAAGCCATCTGTCGTAGTTTGTTCGGATCGGATACAGTCCCTGAGGGAATGGCGTATTTGGTATTGCCATTTGCAAATATGTCGCTGTAGTGCGTGAGATTTGCTTCGAACGCGCGCTGACGAATCGGATCAATGACAATGTTGTTGCTACTCTTGTCGTGAGTATTTGTCCGCATCAGTTTCTTAAGTCGTGCTGTCAATGCTGCCTGGCGTTCAACATCAAGCTGATCAAACCCGACTCCAAAGTCGGTCGCTGACCATTCTTCGAGTATAAACACAGCTTCGCGATGAAGCCAATCAGCCGTCCAGTCGGGAGCTACATAGCTTCCGTGCCCCCAGATCGAGCCAATCTCCATACCTCCCATCGCTTGCCAGACATTCTGCCCCTCCATTATGACGCCGCGGTCGATAACCACGGTGCCGTCGGTTGTTATCACCTGATCAGGAAGCGGAGGTTTCTCCTGATAGATTTTGAATCCTGCCCACCCCAGTACTGCGAATGAGAGACACACTACTGCGGTAAAAGCCATCCATAGTTTTCTCATTTCAATTCTCCACCCGGCTCTACCGGTTAAACTGCCTGAGTTTGGTTAACGGATTGCTGTTTCTTGGAATGGCTGCAACCACACGAGACCAAGCCGTGAAGTGCGTCGGCCTTTACGCCGAATTCATCAGCCAATGATTTGGCGAGATCCAGATACTTCTGATGCGTGCCTTCTCCCATGTGATGCGATTCGACGTGGTCAAAACTCGCTCCAATGCGAATCTGGTCTTCGTCGGTGAAGAGACTGTCTGCAAGCGGGAATAGAATCTGATCTTCTTTGAGAATGTGGGCGCGAAGAAGCTGAATGTAGCCTTCCGCGTTGATCAGAAATATCTGCAATGCAACTTTGTCTCCCAGTGCGGCCGCCTTGATATTTGCTGACATCTGCCCGACGAAATTCCGACCGAGAGTGTGTTCATGCAGCATTACTCCCACGGGTCCATTCTCGCGAGAAGCGCCTTTTTCTTCGAGTGCTGTAAACAGATGATTCTCTTCTTTGCCGTGATGACAGCCGTCAGCAAAGGTCCGAATGAAATCGACGAATTGCTCAGCGAGCGCACGATCAAGCGTGTAAGTTCCGCGACTGCGGATGACCATTTGTTCGAGACTATCGAGGACGACCTCGATTACTCGATGTTCGCTGCTTAGTATTTGTGTAGGTCTCACTTTTCCCTCCTCGGGATTACAATTATATCAACTAGTTCAATCTGCTGCGAAATAGAATAAATCACATCCACATATCTGATTATTGGCAAAATGAAAGGCATTAAAGGGTTACCTTCTTCGATGCCAGATCAGCGATGGACGTTTCGTGAAGAAATCCAAGGTATTCTTCCCTGATGATCTTCCATCTGCTATGGACGGCGCAAGGCTCTCCTCGGAACAGGACCCGGAACGCATAAAGCAGTTTCCCCAACGACTTACCTTGTCGATCGGCTCGATGACATCGAAAAGCGAGATATCGTCGGCGTCTTTCGCGAGCCGGAACCCGCCATTGAAGCCCTTCTGCGAGACAAGTAATCCATTACTTGCCAACGTCTTGAGTAGTTTCCCCAAGTAGTTTCTGGGAGCACCGATATCGTCTGCGATATCGGACGCGCCTGCATAGTCGCCATTTGTCAATGTCGCCAGTTTAGTGAGTGCCGCGAGGGCATGTATTCCAGTCTTCGATATCATAACAACCTAATCGCATGTCAATATGCTATTACTGTATCGACTCGTCAAGTGGATTTTTTAGATTTTTTTACAGAAAAATCGACAGGACTGCTCGGAACGGCTCGTTCCATACGACGTCATATGCGGTTTGTGACACTGATTTGACGAACGACCACCGGGCGCGTAATTAGAAGTGTAACTTCCAATTGGGCAGGCACAAATGGCCGTCAGTAACAGTTATCTAGAATACGTTCTTGAGAGAATGGGGACCGTTGGAGCGGTGACCGCTCGGCGCATGTTTGGCGGAGTGGGTATCTATTTCGATATAACTTTTTTTGCGTTAATAGATAATGACACTCTATATTTCAAAGTGAATAATGAGAATCGTAAGGATTACGAGTCTGAACAGATGGAGCCATTTCGTCCGTTTGGTGAAGATTCCTATTCAATGAAGTACTATTCCGTGCCGGAGCGGATTATTGAAGATAACCAGCTCTTGCGCGAGTGGATGTTGAAAGCAGTAGCTGCAGCCAGGAAGAAAACGAGGAGAAGCAAGTAATGCCGAATGCGATGCTCACAGACAAAGACAGAAAACAGATGATTGACAAGATCAGGGCGTTGCCATCGCTCGTACGTGAGGCGGTTAAAAGGGCTGAACGATGAACAATTGAATACTCCTTATGGTCCGGGCAAGTGGACAATCTTGCAGGTCGTTCACCATCTCGCCGATTCGCACATGAATGCATTCGTTCGAATGAAATTGGTATTGACCGAAAATCATCCCACCATCAAGGCATACGAACAAGACGAATGGGCGAGAACGCGCGAAGCCAGCAAATACCCGATTCAGGCATCGCTTAACATCATCTCCGGTCTTCATGAGCGCTGGTGTGGTTTGCTCGATTCGTTGCCAGAATCAGCATGGGGCAGAACGGCATATCATCCGGAAAACGGCGAAATGGTACTCGAAGACTTTTTGAGAATCTATGCTGGTCACGGCGAGAACCACGTCGGTCAAATTATGGGGTTGCGCAAGGATCGTGGCTGGTAAGTCACAGACCACTTAACATTGTAAATGCAAAGGCCGACGGAACGTGTTCCATCGGCCTTTTAATTGCTATACAGCTTTCGAAGCTACATCTTTTTGTCGGCTTCGATTTCGAGAACGATTTCTACATCATCACTGACAACCAATCCACCCGCATCGAGACTGCGGCTCCAGGAAACGCCCCAATCCTGGCGATTGATCTTACCGGAAGCCGAGAAACCGGCTTTGGCGCCTTCCTTCATGGCGACTGTGCCGTGGAATTCGCCGGTGAGAGTGACGGATTTCGTGACTCCGCGCATCGTCAAGTCACCGACCATTTCAAACTTCTTCTCACCGAGACCGGTTATCTTGGTCGACTTGAATTTCATTTCGGGCAGTGAGTCGGCAGCGAAGAAATCGGGGCTCTTCAAGTGGCCGTCGCGGCGTTCGTTGCCGGTGTCGATCGACTTCGGATCAATGGTCACATCAACCGAAGCAGCGGCGAAGTCCTTGCCGTCGAAGTTGACGGTTCCACTAAACGTATTGAAATTGCCTCTGACCTTGCTGACTACCATATGCGTAACGGTAAATCCGACGTTCGAATGGGTTTTATCGATCTCCCAAGTCTGAGCAAACAGCGAGGTCGAGGTGAGTAAAGCAGCGACGAGAAGTGTTGCGACACGATTCATTAGATCTCCTGAGTTGTGAGGTACTTTGATTTACTGCAATTAATAAACAATCGTAAATAGACTGGTTTTGTATTCATTCACCGAATCTACGGATGATAACACCATGCTCATCCAGAAGTTCCCGACAGTGGACGAGGCTAATCTAGATTTCTAGCGAGATAGTTTTTTCGGATATCGTTGAGTTAGATATACTCGATTCGTCAATCTTTTCTCAAGGCGAACTTTCTGAAGAACAATTCAATTCGGTCAATATTAGTATGGCTCTTGGCAAACCCTTGGGCAGAGCTCAAGATTGCAGTCTTGTTGATACTTGCAATCTCCCAGATTACCAGACTAGCTCTGGTGATTTACTATTGGTCGCAAATTGATTCCAGTTTGTGGATTAGTCCATTGTCCCTGCTGACGGGATTCTTGTATGATGTGTTTATCGCCTTCTGCGCGACTGCTTTGCTTGCCCTATTTCTCGCGCTTTCTCCCCAAGCGATTCCTGCAATGGGCACCGGTGCGCTGGCTACTGGTGTTCGGATTCTTCATTTTCACTTACGGGACGATTTATCTGGCAGTAGTCGAGCTATTTTTCTTCGACGAATTTAACTCTCGATTCAACTACGTTGCCGTCGACTACCTTCTCTACCCACATGAAGTATTCGTAAATATCTGGGATTCATATCCAGTTCTGGAAATTCTGATCGTCGTGTTCTTGATAACCTGCCTGGTTACCTATTGGGCGACGCCTCGTTTGCGGGAAGCATGGAGTACTTCAAAGTCAGTCCCTGCACGGCTTAAATTGATAGGTCTGTACACTCTGGCAATTGGTATTGGATATTTGGGGCTGAATATCAATTTTTCGAAGGTTTCGACCAATCGCGTCTTGAACGAGATTACTGCAAACGGAGTGTATTCCTTTTTCTATTCAGCATTCACCAACCACCTCGATTACGATGTTTATTATTCCCGGATTTCAGATCGCGATGCAACTGCCCTACTCCGCTCGCAATTGACGGCAGCGAATGCGACCTTCAGTGATCATATTGATAGTCTCAACATTACTCGTCAAATCATCGATCCGGGAGTATTAAGCAAGTTCAACATTGTGCTGGTCCTCGAAGAAAGCTTTGGTTCGCAATTCGTCGGCAGCTTGCATCCGGAAGGACCGGCTTGCACGCCGGAGTTCGACTCTCTTGCTGCAAGAGGTCTCTTCTTCACCAACATCTACGCTACCGGGAATCGAACTGTCCGAGGCGTCGAAGCGAGCCTCTTGAGCTTTCCGCCAATTCCCGGCCAGTCAATTGTAAAGAGGCCGCTTAATGAAAATTTATTCAGTCTACCATCAGTACTGAAAAAGAACGGATATCAAACCATATTCCTATATGGCGGTCGATCGTACTTTGATAACTTCCAGCAATTCGCGTCGAGCAATAACTTTGACCAAATCTTCGATCAGGGTGATTTCAAGAACGTGAGTTTTGAGACAATCTGGGGCGTGTGCGATGGGGATCTTTTCGACAATAGCTTGTCCGTATTCGATTCGCTCCACTCTGTTGGCAAACCATTTTTCGCCACAATGATAACCGTCTCCAACCACAAGCCCTATCTCTACCCGGAAGGAAAGATTCCTTTCGACCCGAAGAAGCAGGAACGATTGCACGCTGTCCGCTATGCTGATTTCGCGATGGGCGATTTCGTTCGCAAAGCACAAGAGCATGATTTTTTTGACAGCACGATCTTTGTATTTCTTGGCGATCACGGACCCCGGGTGTATGGTTGGCAACAGATTCCGATGGATTCCTACGGGATTCCTATACTCTTTTATTGCCCGGCACTTGATTCCTGTTGGACAGCGAGTCGAGACATTGGGTTCGCAGATGGATCTGGCACCCACTTTGCTTGATGTGTTGAATTTCAGCTACTCAAGCAAGTTCTTCGGCCGCTCACTCCTCGAACCACATCAAGGCAACGACTTCGCATTATTATCGCATAACCGCGATGTGGCATTATTGCGGAACAATCGGCTCGCGTTATTGGGAATCAAAATGGAGAACGGGCTTTGGGACCGCGATTCGGTCGATGGAAAGTTCACAGCACTGCCAATAGAATCCGATTCGACATTGCTGTTGGACGCGATCGCCTACTATCAAACGGCTTACCGGTTATATGCTCAGAAGCTATTGACCCCTTAATCATTCAGGGCAGAGTAATCCTGCCCTGAACGTCAATTTCTACGACTTATTCTAACCCTTGAAGGTCGGCCCGGCAGACTTGATTTCTTCGGGAACGCCTTCAGTGTACTTGGCGAAATTCTTGTGGAACATCATCGCCAAGTCCTGTGCCTGCTTGTCAAATCCGGCTTTGTCCTTCCACGTGTTACGCGGATTGAGAATTTCAGTCGGGACGTTGGGACAAGATTGCGGAACGCTAATTCCGAACACCGGATCCATCGCCATCGGAGCCTTGTCGAGTTCGCCAGAAAGCACAGCATGAATGATCGCGCGAGTGTGCGGCAAGCTGATGCGCTTGCCGACACCAAATCCGCCGCCGCTCCAGCCGGTGTTCACCAGCCAGCATGAGACTTTGTGTTTGGCAATCTTCTCGCGCAAGAGCGAACTATAAACCGACGGCGGCAGCGCCATAAACGGCGCGCCGAAGCAAGTA
This genomic interval from bacterium contains the following:
- a CDS encoding nitric-oxide reductase large subunit, which codes for MRKLWMAFTAVVCLSFAVLGWAGFKIYQEKPPLPDQVITTDGTVVIDRGVIMEGQNVWQAMGGMEIGSIWGHGSYVAPDWTADWLHREAVFILEEWSATDFGVGFDQLDVERQAALTARLKKLMRTNTHDKSSNNIVIDPIRQRAFEANLTHYSDIFANGNTKYAIPSGTVSDPNKLRQMASFFFWTSWAASTNRPDDVMSYTSNWPHEPLVDNVPTSDAIIWTGFSIIMLLAGIGMMVWYHASQKKEPIAEKLPEQDPLFSFKPTPSQLAVVKYFWVVAALFLVQMMMGIISAHYGVEGDGFYGIPLAKWLPYVITRTWHTQLGIFWIATAWLAAGLYIGPAVAGKEPKFQRLGVNILFGALIVVVAGSMTGEWLSVMGKMTGDNWFYFGHQGYEYVDLGRIWQIGLLIGLFLWVWLVGRCILVAMRKGGDQKPLMTMFLIASVAIGAFYAAGLMWGKGTHLSMAEYWRWWVIHLWVEGFFEVFATVVIAFLFARLQLIRLKTANSSVIFATTIFLTGGIIGTLHHLYFSGTPTVVMALGAVFSALEVVPLTIIGFEAWDNIRLARATPWVMRYRWPIYFFVAVAFWNMVGAGLFGFMINPPIALYYMQGLNTTPVHGHTALFGVYGMLGIGLMLFCLRVLYVRQDWKDNVIKYGFWAINVGLLAMVLLSLLPIGFIQTWASVETGYWYARSSDLLYSPAVEVFKWLRAPGDTIFAIGIVIIVLFIFGLRTGHSLKKGAQLDEPKR
- a CDS encoding hemerythrin domain-containing protein, giving the protein MRPTQILSSEHRVIEVVLDSLEQMVIRSRGTYTLDRALAEQFVDFIRTFADGCHHGKEENHLFTALEEKGASRENGPVGVMLHEHTLGRNFVGQMSANIKAAALGDKVALQIFLINAEGYIQLLRAHILKEDQILFPLADSLFTDEDQIRIGASFDHVESHHMGEGTHQKYLDLAKSLADEFGVKADALHGLVSCGCSHSKKQQSVNQTQAV
- a CDS encoding Rrf2 family transcriptional regulator, with amino-acid sequence MISKTGIHALAALTKLATLTNGDYAGASDIADDIGAPRNYLGKLLKTLASNGLLVSQKGFNGGFRLAKDADDISLFDVIEPIDKVSRWGNCFMRSGSCSEESLAPSIADGRSSGKNTLDFFTKRPSLIWHRRR
- a CDS encoding TfoX/Sxy family protein, whose amino-acid sequence is MAVSNSYLEYVLERMGTVGAVTARRMFGGVGIYFDITFFALIDNDTLYFKVNNENRKDYESEQMEPFRPFGEDSYSMKYYSVPERIIEDNQLLREWMLKAVAAARKKTRRSK
- a CDS encoding YceI family protein produces the protein MNRVATLLVAALLTSTSLFAQTWEIDKTHSNVGFTVTHMVVSKVRGNFNTFSGTVNFDGKDFAAASVDVTIDPKSIDTGNERRDGHLKSPDFFAADSLPEMKFKSTKITGLGEKKFEMVGDLTMRGVTKSVTLTGEFHGTVAMKEGAKAGFSASGKINRQDWGVSWSRSLDAGGLVVSDDVEIVLEIEADKKM
- a CDS encoding LTA synthase family protein, producing MMCLSPSARLLCLPYFSRFLPKRFLQWAPVRWLLVFGFFIFTYGTIYLAVVELFFFDEFNSRFNYVAVDYLLYPHEVFVNIWDSYPVLEILIVVFLITCLVTYWATPRLREAWSTSKSVPARLKLIGLYTLAIGIGYLGLNINFSKVSTNRVLNEITANGVYSFFYSAFTNHLDYDVYYSRISDRDATALLRSQLTAANATFSDHIDSLNITRQIIDPGVLSKFNIVLVLEESFGSQFVGSLHPEGPACTPEFDSLAARGLFFTNIYATGNRTVRGVEASLLSFPPIPGQSIVKRPLNENLFSLPSVLKKNGYQTIFLYGGRSYFDNFQQFASSNNFDQIFDQGDFKNVSFETIWGVCDGDLFDNSLSVFDSLHSVGKPFFATMITVSNHKPYLYPEGKIPFDPKKQERLHAVRYADFAMGDFVRKAQEHDFFDSTIFVFLGDHGPRVYGWQQIPMDSYGIPILFYCPALDSCWTASRDIGFADGSGTHFA